In Archocentrus centrarchus isolate MPI-CPG fArcCen1 chromosome 22, fArcCen1, whole genome shotgun sequence, one DNA window encodes the following:
- the alms1 gene encoding uncharacterized protein alms1 isoform X1 gives MEPPERRVASPQDKDLSHSAGQTCINQLGTQRHPELQQPGTPSLQLGFQDSNMSPALSLLPGMDHNLTEFSFLQQSETEFAPLRAYPDVSMASERFPTHNYTTHASEHASLSQHPLAQEGILSEEGESSCCSLSQHSLSPGEQSKPEEKVHPPVIVIDAGSREKDPGTLTNPAAKLTGDPVEDETFFLSKDIPAQHLLELLQKDVGMLSSSSSAVSSASEISVKRIESFKSHEVSKLITQQNTDIREGPQDEASFPQRQTQQHDRFSNLDQPHTEWEPNISNVTMGSRSTQPDESSEMLHRELLSEVERCTRIEAESKNKQQKGPMPPGQSFTPYLKEMPEAKPSVSRTNVVGMQWTGSAGVERVRKEQELWSSGNQTGIDGSYLGFLPQSQSTPGVFNAPTKFSVKAKLGHLSSIESNKKNSYQSMTEISLQPVPIVDAHNPDTATECQEDTTSAKVQSLPSLNYMQKVDAWRANQSSGKMSLFDSLALQGFSGIPPKQKAYDAVSDSLNRLVSQKVRSLQQPLVSGAATQTSSTAPSGPSSPRRTEAVGSAPTDEENTGSAVPPSASPIGRSQSHSSLSTVVMSAQKDEQIDRPPEIEKSQSQDDHDQTITGKTSHLTSLGHFSDVSLDRDLTLSSSQDSYSGIKLGPSTGTSSVVSLEIDNYVPSWTSKLLTPPPLPKPRELNIDERIPLYLRNLGIDQSPSTILTPFAPRGPIREPEFSPTEFCTIKGSTGTPTKSTQPSEGGSPHKEEFSRSSILSVDSSISIPFSLDSLGPAASIPEHTRWTSPPSDTEASQSKHKLAPYLSPDENTHSSTLQKDGSLSSNTSIGQLEDKRNSDVSSAIKERHRERNLESHLQTSRSTDQSGEDSFVSAKALLEIRKLVSHAETMISTGSSAASSTSPIAPHLLSDQDILLSLKKKTSRLQDLSSSSCTAGDPRTCSSLLWTRSSSDPMLTSEKTRQNSVGQEGVNRSLQLDYPSTQALFTAQTTVACRAPQDITVSGVGTSLVLSKSALRTEPEGCSAAPPDKAPTQPAVISPPTAERTEELTATPADSVDVPVEEEVPPSDGAAQSRSSSPILEDTDQGVMSNGSSESSLTARVAKLLQSDSPSTMVSSTPSITDQEESKARECIKLKLSGQQCEPLQLDEEDRRRIEEIKQELLLKNPIKSQFSTDTDSSAASSVKFPRELDPPQHVETFAAPNDATNQPTQLPQSLSRTTPELSIQQQTARQSDLEARVCEIAAREGVMLPTKKPQAFTSITIGTRRRSTSPSPSPSASPAPPVSPASEPLHLTELSTEAVKTTTADRQLSSKLNQEHSVALVQTTTKESLSLYGPNSSLQNRNQNVTSQSAPGSQKRQDTVGGQFEEPLLPSQGLDRDVTVRDNSTQLFRPDSKISASGVGVDHGSDQAAGSSTVEASVQTGHVSHVHLTLSPKATDRTITTVICSSHVDVISGLPRKEFVPLRHSSSAASSPDEGVGLSSPPEWCNTREPLRQWPPETVVPQGRLTTTSPQSFTPCDRSEISPRPLTTKTPVTVLLPYKPRGSEEVFYVPQTEADVSSVEMSDTTMESTHTGSDDAVPPRFSSDILGHRDPGLDRGVTIRHAEGIYSKRLKTVNFTMQENGQRDASIAIDESLQIVSQRPKPPSQVSFALTRELRNQETFKRDQGTSPIQFHQHDQPESRPEIFQPFDSEMDYSKGNTQWVQTSEPQTRSEQQRRSSDRPLDQLWQKFCDQWTREELCPTSDREASLLERLERLSRLIHRTRGSNVSQVQEGNSCNPEQKQERRREDVTQRRKERKTLDEVKRSVHGEVREQGWKVRGQRKTEPPIQLRFRVDESSRSAEDDSHTSLTSSFSHSSSQNQHPSPTDRDESETVSTTSGSMSTVDTARLLRVFGPDKVQRLKTTPSLSKLYNTINKQKEEREERRARSRNPPHIFTLSATTSTADQSVAADSTSSTSTYTAPSHHGPSRNLRAKKAVKLVNKSIQAGDLEIVHNGTRRHTRDVGTTFPSPGGARAFGQISFSSSSVARGGGGQRSPPKVQGVQKQRRSKRTPPKPYPKGVSWFISADGLGSEARKENQPEEERPSITWFEPYSRINPWRQPLRQRQVHEDTNKHHAEPDPKTMMMSSGLAHMSLQEALEMRRPEFISRSRQRVNRLTLQVEERKLQAAFTRERGELFNQLGGPARLPRPAGTALLRRAVPRKEMIQRSKQIYENLPEVQRRREEERRKAEYHTYRLNAQLFNKRITNRVLGRRSAWQ, from the exons ATGGAACCTCCAGAG AGGAGGGTAGCATCTCCTCAAGATAAAGATTTGAGCCATTCTGCTGGACAAACATGCATAAACCAACTGGGAACCCAAAGACACCCCGAGCTTCAGCAGCCAGGAACACCTTCTCTGCAGTTAG GTTTTCAGGACAGTAACATGTCTCCAGCCCTTTCTCTGTTGCCTGGAATGGATCACAACCTcactgagttttcttttttgcaacaAAGTGAGACTGAATTTGCTCCTCtaag GGCATACCCTGATGTTTCCATGGCTTCAGAGAGATTTCCAACCCACAATTACACAACTCATGCTTCTGAGCATGCCTCATTATCTCAGCACCCTTTGGCCCAGGAAGGGATCCTTTCTGAAGAAGGagaaagcagctgctgctcccTGTCTCAGCACAGTCTGTCACCAGGGGAGCAAAGTAAACCAGAGGAAAAGGTTCATCCCCCTGTGATTGTCATTGATGCAGGTAGCAGAGAGAAGGACCCAGGGACCTTAACTAACCCTGCAGCCAAGCTAACAGGAGATCCTGTTGAAGATGAAACTTTCTTTCTGAGTAAGGATATTCCTGCCCAGCATCTTCTGGAACTCCTACAGAAAGATGTTGGCATGCTCAGCAGCAGTAGTAGTGCTGTTTCCTCTGCCTCTGAGATTTCTGTGAAGAGAATAGAGTCTTTTAAAAGCCACGAAGTTAGCAAACTGATCACTCAGCAAAACACTGATATAAGGGAAGGTCCTCAAGATGAAGCTTCTTTTCCCCAGCGGCAAACACAACAGCATGACAGATTTTCAAATCTTGACCAACCACACACAGAGTGGGAACCCAACATCTCTAACGTCACCATGGGTTCCCGCAGTACTCAGCCTGATGAGAGTAGTGAAATGTTACACAGAGAGTTGCTCTCTGAAGTAGAGCGATGCACCAGGATTGAAGCtgaatccaaaaacaaacagcaaaaaggTCCTATGCCACCTGGTCAGTCTTTCACACCATATCTTAAAGAGATGCCTGAAGCCAAGCCAAGTGTGAGTAGAACAAATGTGGTTGGTATGCAGTGGACAGGGTCAGCAGGCGTAGAACGGGTTCGCAAAGAGCAAGAGCTCTGGTCCTCAGGAAACCAAACAGGGATTGATGGCTCCTACCTGGGCTTTCTTCCACAGTCTCAATCCACTCCAGGGGTTTTTAATGCCCCAACTAAATTCAGTGTTAAAGCTAAATTGGGGCACCTTTCCTCTATTGAATCTAATAAGAAGAACTCGTATCAGTCAATGACAGAAATTTCTTTACAGCCAGTTCCTATAGTTGATGCCCATAACCCAGACACAGCAACCGAGTGCCAAGAGGACACTACTTCTGCAAAAGTCCAGTCCCTCCCAAGTCTTAACTATATGCAGAAAGTAGATGCTTGGAGGGCAAATCAGAGTTCAGGCAAGATGTCTTTGTTTGATAGCCTTGCACTGCAGGGATTTTCTGGCATCCCCCCTAAACAGAAAGCATATGACGCGGTATCCGACAGCCTGAATCGGCTGGTTAGTCAGAAGGTTAGGAGTTTACAGCAACCTCTTGTTTCAGGTGCTGCCACGCAGACCTCCTCAACAGCACCCTCTGGTCCTTCTTCTCCAAGAAGAACGGAGGCAGTTGGCAGTGCTCCTACTGATGAGGAGAACACCGGGTCTGCAGTACCACCCTCTGCCTCACCCATTGGCAGGTCACAGTCTCACTCTTCTCTTAGCACAGTTGTGATGTCAGCTCAAAAAGATGAGCAAATAGACAGGCCTCCAGAAATAGAGAAGAGTCAAAGCCAAGATGATCATGATCAAACCATCACGGGTAAAACCTCCCACCTGACGAGTCTCGGTCACTTCAGTGACGTGTCGCTTGATCGAGATTTGACGCTTTCAAGTTCCCAAGACAGTTACAGTGGAATAAAGTTAGGACCATCCACTGGGACGTCATCTGTTGTGAGCCTAGAGATTGATAATTACGTACCCTCTTGGACTTCAAAACTGTTAACGCCACCACCTCTTCCCAAGCCTCGAGAGCTCAACATTGATGAACGGATTCCG TTGTATCTTCGTAACCTGGGTATAGACCAGTCTCCATCAACAATTTTGACTCCATTTGCACCCAGGGGACCAATTAGAGAGCCTGAATTTTCTCCCACTGAGTTCTGCACAATTAAAGGATCTACTGGAACCCCAACCAAGAGCACTCAACCCTCTGAGG GTGGCAGTCCCCACAAAGAAGAGTTTTCCCGGTCCAGCATACTGTCAGTAGACTCCAGCATATCCATACCTTTCAGTCTGGATAGTCTTGGTCCAGCGGCATCTATCCCAGAGCACACAAGGTGGACTTCTCCTCCGTCAGATACAGAAGCTAGTCAGAGCAAACACAAACTGGCACCTTACCTCTCACCTGATGAAAACACCCATTCCTCCACACTGCAGAAGGATGGCAGTTTAAGCAGCAACACGAGTATCGGCCAGCTAGAAGACAAGCGCAACTCTGATGTGTCCTCAGCTATCAAGGAGAGGCACAGGGAAAGAAACTTGGAATCACATTTACAAACAAGTCGTAGTACAGATCAAAGTGGAGAAGATTCGTTTGTTAGCGCTAAGGCGTTGTTGGAGATCCGTAAACTAGTCTCTCATGCAGAGACCATGATATCCACTGGGTCTTCTGCGGCTTCCTCAACCTCCCCCATTGCACCCCATCTTCTCTCTGATCAGGACATATTGCTGTCGCTGAAGAAAAAAACCAGCAGACTTCAGGActtgtcttcctcctcctgtaCAGCTGGAGACCCTAGAACATGTTCCTCACTGCTATGGACCAGGTCTTCCTCTGACCCCATGCTGACCTCAGAGAAAACTAGGCAAAACTCTGTTGGTCAGGAAGGTGTAAACCGATCATTGCAACTTGATTATCCATCCACACAAGCTCTTTTTACTGCACAAACCACAGTTGCATGTAGAGCACCACAAGATATCACTGTTAGTGGTGTAGGGACGTCCCTTGTCCTCTCCAAATCAGCCCTGCGAACTGAGCCTGAGGGCTGCAGTGCTGCACCTCCTGACAAAGCCCCCACACAGCCGGCAGTCATCAGTCCTCCAACAGCTGAGAGGACAGAAGAGCTCACTGCTACTCCTGCAGATTCAGTTGATGTCCCAGTGGAAGAGGAAGTCCCTCCCTCAGACGGTGCTGCACAGAGTAGGTCCTCATCACCCATCCTCGAGGACACTGATCAGGGAGTGATGAGCAATGGGAGCAGTGAAAGCTCACTGACAGCCAGAGTGGCCAAGTTACTGCAGAGTGACTCTCCATCCACCATGGTGTCCAGTACACCCAGCATTACAGACCAAGAGGAGAGCAAAGCCAGAG AATGCATCAAGCTGAAGCTGTCGGGACAGCAGTGTGAGCCTCTGCAGCTGGATGAAGAAGACAGAAGGCGGATTGAAGAGATCAAGCAAGAACTGCTGTTAAAAAACCCCATAAAG AGCCAGTTCAGCACAGACACGGACAGCAGTGCAGCATCCAGTGTTAAATTCCCGAGGGAGCTCGATCCACCTCAGCATGTGGAGACATTTGCTGCTCCGAACGATGCTACAAATCAGCCAACCCAGCTTCCGCAAAGCCTGAGCAGGACCACCCCTGAATTGAGCATACAGCAACAAACGGCTCGTCAGTCAGATCTAGAAGCTAGAGTGTGTGAGATTGCCGCCAGAGAAGGAGTAATGCTTCCTACAAAAAAACCTCAGGCCTTCACATCCATCACCATCGGCACCCGCAGACGCTCtacctctccctctccctcaccTTCCGCTTCCCCTGCACCTCCCGTTAGCCCAGCTTCAGAGCCGCTCCACCTGACCGAGCTCTCCACAGAAGCAGTCAAAACCACAACAGCAGACAGGCAGCTTTCTTCAAAACTGAATCAAGAGCATAGCGTTGCTTTAGTACAAACAACAACCAAAGAATCACTCTCACTGTATGGACCAAATAGTAGTTTGCAGAACAGAAACCAAAATGTGACTTCTCAGTCTGCACCAGGCAGCCAAAAGAGGCAAGACACAGTGGGAGGCCAGTTTGAAGAACCACTTCTACCTTCACAGGGTTTAGATAGAGATGTGACTGTCAGAGACAACAGCACACAGTTATTCAGGCCAGATAGTAAGATATCTGCTTCTGGTGTCGGTGTTGATCATGGCTCAGATCAGGCCGCAGGCTCATCCACAGTTGAAGCCTCCGTCCAGACAGGCCATGTCTCACATGTCCATCTCACTCTGTCCCCCAAAGCTACTGATCGCACCATCACTACTGTGATCTGTTCCAGTCATGTTGATGTAATCTCAGGACTGCCACGTAAAGAGTTTGTCCCCCTGAGACACTCGTCATCAGCTGCCAGCAGTCCAGATGAGGGTGTTGGTTTGTCCAGTCCGCCTGAGTGGTGTAACACCAGAGAGCCATTAAGACAGTGGCCGCCTGAAACTGTTGTCCCTCAGGGGAGGTTGACCACCACGTCCCCACAGTCGTTTACGCCATGTGACAGATCTGAAATCTCACCACGACCCTTGACCACCAAAACACCAG TGACTGTCCTGCTGCCTTATAAACCCCGTGGCAGTGAGGAGGTCTTTTACGTCCCTCAGACAGAGGCTGATGTCTCCTCCGTGGAAATGTCTGACACCACCATGGAGAGCACCCACACAG GTTCAGACGACGCCGTGCCTCCTCGCTTTAGCAGTGACATCCTTGGGCACAGGGACCCAGGGTTGGACCGCGGAGTAACCATCAGACATGCAGAGGGCATCTACAGCAAGAGGCTGAAAACCGTCAATTTCACCATGCAAGAAAACGGACAGAGAG ATGCCTCTATAGCAATAGATGAAAGCTTGCAGATTGTGAGCCAAAGACCAAAGCCACCTTCTCAGGTTTCTTTTGCCTTAACCAGAGAGTTGAGAAATCAAGAAACCTTCAAGAGAGACCAGGGGACCAGCCCCATCCAGTTCCACCAGCATGATCAACCAGAGTCCCGCCCTGAGAtatttcagccatttgattcagaaaTGGACTACAGCAAAGGAAACACTCAGTGGGTCCAAACCTCTGAGCCTCAGACAAGAAGtgagcagcagaggaggagtTCTGACCGCCCCCTGGACCAGTTGTGGCAGAAGTTCTGTGATCAGTGGACCAGAGAGGAGTTATGTCCAACCAGTGACAGAGAGGCATCACTTCTGGAGCGTTTAGAGCGCCTGTCTCGTCTTATTCATAGAACACGGGGATCCAATGTGTCCCAAGTGCAGGAGGGGAACAGTTGTAATCCAGAGCAGAAGCAGGAAAGAAGGCGAGAAGAtgtgacacagaggaggaaagaaagaaagactttAGATGAGGTTAAGAGGAGTGTACATGGTGAAGTCAGAGAACAGGGGTGGAAAGTAAGaggacagagaaaaactgaaccTCCCATTCAGCTGAGGTTCCGGGTTGATGAATCTTCCCGGTCTGCAGAGGACGACAGCCACACTTCCCTCACCTCCAGCTTCTCCCACAGCTCCTCCCAGAACCAGCACCCTTCTCCCACAGACAGAGATGAGTCAGAGACCGTGTCCACCACGTCTGGCTCCATGTCCACAGTGGACACAGCCCGACTGCTCCGAGTCTTTGGGCCCGATAAAGTACAGCGCCTGAAAACCACCCCCAGCCTCAGTAAACTGTACAACACCATCAACAAGCAGaaagaagagagggaggagaggagagcaagAAGCAGAAATCCTCCTCACATCTTCACACTGTCAGCAACAACCAGCACTGCTGATCAAtca GTTGCTGCTGATTCCACATCGTCGACCAGCACTTACACCGCCCCTTCACACCATGGACCCTCGAGGAATCTGAGGGCCAAGAAGGCCGTTAAACTGGTGAACAAAAGCATCCAGGCAG GTGACCTGGAGATTGTTCATAACGGGACTCGACGACACACCAGAGATGTTGGAACCACATTCCCTTCCCCAGGTGGAGCTAGAGCTTTTGGGCAGATCTCGTTTTCTTCATCCAGTGTGGCGCGAGGAGGTGGAGGGCAGCGGAGCCCTCCTAAAGTTCAGGGAGTCCAAAAGCAGAGAAGGAGCAAGAGAACCCCACCAAAGCCTTACCCTAAAG GCGTTTCATGGTTCATCTCTGCTGACGGCCTGGGGTCAGAGGCGAGGAAGGAGAACCAGCCGGAGGAGGAGAGGCCGAGCATTACCTGGTTTGAACCATATAGCAGAATCAACCCATGGAGACAGCCGCTCAGACAGAGACAAGTACATgaggacacaaacaaacatcacGCTGAGCCTGATCCTAAAACCATGATGATGTCCTCTGGTCTGGCACACATGTCTCTTCAG GAAGCTCTGGAAATGCGTCGTCCAGAGTTTATTTCCCGGTCCAGGCAGAGAGTGAATCGTTTAActctgcaggtggaggagaggaagCTACAAGCTGCCTTCACCCGAGAGAGGGGGGAACTCTTTAACCAGCTGGGAGGACCTGCAAGGCTACCAAGACCCGCAG GCACTGCTCTGCTCCGGAGGGCCGTTCCCAGGAAGGAGATGATCCAGAGGTCCAAACA GATATATGAGAATCTGCCAGAAgtgcagaggaggagggaggaggaacgAAGGAAAGCAGAGTACCACACTTACCGACTGAACGCCCAACTTTTCAACAAG AGAATCACAAACCGGGTCCTGGGCAGAAGATCAGCGTGGCAGTGA